One part of the Thiothrix nivea DSM 5205 genome encodes these proteins:
- the thrS gene encoding threonine--tRNA ligase — protein sequence MPVITLPDGSQRSYETPLSVLAVAADIGAGLAKATLAGKVDGDLVDASYVIDHDAALSIVTAKDAEGLDIIRHSSAHLMAQAVKQLFPDVQVTIGPTIENGFYYDFSTPRPFTPEDLQAIDAKMQELIKQDIPVERSTLPRDEAISFFKGMGEAYKAEIIEGIPEGQVLSLYRQGDFIDLCRGPHVPSTGKIPAVKVMKVAGAYWRGNSNNEMLQRIYGTAWTNKKDLQAYLTMLEEAEKRDHRKLGRQLDLFHFEEQAPGSVFWHPKGWTVFQELIGYMRKRQQQAGYVEVNTPDVMDRSLWETSGHWFNYRENMFTTTTEDERVFALKPMNCPGGMLMFAQGLKSYRDLPLRMAEFGKVHRYEPSGALHGLMRVRHFTQDDAHIFCTEEQMAQECKDVAALVLDIYKDFGFENVHIKLSTRPENRIGSDEIWDKLEHALADSLESMGLPYTLFPGEGAFYGPKLEFVLRDAIGRDWQCGTLQVDMSLPERFDLTYVAEDNSRKRPVMLHRALFGSLERFTGILIEHYEGKFPLWLAPTQAVVMNITDKQADFVQDAVKQLLHAGIRAVADLRNEKIGFKIREHTMQRVPYLLVVGDREVETQSVTVRTRSGKDLGNFTLADIQQCLGEEIAARGSMLL from the coding sequence ATGCCAGTTATTACCCTCCCTGACGGAAGTCAACGTTCTTACGAAACTCCCCTTTCTGTTCTCGCAGTTGCAGCCGACATCGGCGCAGGTCTTGCCAAAGCGACGCTTGCAGGCAAGGTCGATGGGGATTTGGTCGATGCCAGCTATGTGATTGACCATGACGCAGCCTTGAGCATTGTCACGGCCAAAGACGCAGAAGGGCTGGACATTATCCGCCATTCCTCTGCCCACCTGATGGCGCAGGCAGTCAAACAATTGTTCCCGGATGTGCAGGTTACCATCGGGCCGACTATTGAGAATGGCTTCTACTACGATTTTTCCACCCCACGCCCGTTCACGCCGGAAGACTTGCAGGCGATTGATGCGAAGATGCAGGAACTGATCAAGCAGGATATTCCGGTCGAGCGCAGTACCTTGCCGCGTGACGAAGCAATCAGTTTCTTCAAAGGCATGGGTGAAGCCTACAAGGCCGAGATTATCGAAGGCATCCCGGAAGGGCAGGTGCTTTCCCTCTATCGCCAGGGTGATTTCATTGACCTGTGCCGTGGGCCGCATGTGCCGAGTACCGGCAAGATTCCTGCCGTCAAGGTGATGAAGGTTGCGGGCGCGTATTGGCGTGGCAATTCCAACAACGAGATGTTGCAGCGCATTTACGGCACGGCGTGGACTAACAAGAAGGACTTGCAAGCCTATCTGACCATGCTGGAAGAGGCCGAAAAGCGCGATCACCGCAAGCTGGGCCGTCAGCTGGATTTGTTCCATTTTGAGGAGCAGGCACCTGGGTCGGTGTTCTGGCATCCCAAGGGCTGGACAGTTTTCCAGGAACTGATTGGCTATATGCGCAAGCGCCAGCAGCAGGCTGGTTATGTCGAGGTCAATACGCCTGATGTCATGGATCGTAGCCTGTGGGAAACCTCCGGCCACTGGTTCAACTATCGTGAAAACATGTTCACCACCACCACGGAAGACGAACGTGTATTTGCCCTCAAGCCAATGAACTGCCCCGGTGGCATGTTGATGTTTGCGCAGGGGCTGAAAAGTTACCGTGACCTGCCGTTACGGATGGCCGAATTCGGCAAGGTGCACCGCTATGAGCCATCCGGTGCTTTGCACGGCTTGATGCGGGTACGGCACTTTACCCAGGATGATGCCCACATTTTCTGCACCGAAGAACAGATGGCGCAGGAATGTAAAGATGTGGCGGCACTGGTACTGGACATTTATAAAGACTTCGGGTTTGAAAATGTCCACATTAAACTTTCCACCCGCCCGGAAAACCGTATAGGCAGCGACGAAATCTGGGACAAACTCGAACACGCACTGGCGGATTCCCTGGAGAGCATGGGGCTGCCCTACACCCTGTTCCCCGGTGAAGGCGCATTCTATGGCCCGAAACTGGAATTTGTACTGCGCGATGCCATAGGACGTGACTGGCAGTGCGGTACTTTGCAGGTGGACATGAGCCTGCCGGAACGTTTCGACCTGACTTACGTGGCAGAGGACAATAGCCGCAAGCGCCCGGTTATGTTGCACCGCGCCCTGTTTGGTTCACTGGAACGGTTCACCGGCATCTTGATCGAGCATTACGAGGGCAAGTTCCCGTTGTGGTTGGCACCAACCCAGGCCGTCGTAATGAATATCACTGACAAGCAGGCCGATTTCGTGCAAGATGCAGTCAAGCAATTGCTACATGCAGGCATCCGTGCGGTCGCAGACTTGAGAAATGAAAAAATTGGTTTTAAAATCCGCGAACATACCATGCAGCGTGTGCCCTACTTGTTGGTAGTCGGTGACCGCGAAGTGGAAACACAATCTGTCACCGTGCGCACGCGCTCCGGCAAAGACTTGGGGAATTTCACCCTGGCTGATATACAGCAATGTCTGGGCGAGGAGATTGCTGCGCGCGGTTCAATGCTTTTATAA
- a CDS encoding DUF2189 domain-containing protein produces the protein MTSIASGQQAASEPDPGIRKLDTGAPMRWLGKGWDDMRARPVASLAYGLVFTIAGILMIWLGPANPIFTLFLLSSFMLIGPLAAVGLYDMSHRIEDGETPSLLHALSNARFSTFKLIMFGLILGMVILLWTVITTAVVNLFFGNSPLVMDSLGALMNGQNSLPFFAIFILSGLVLALLASAVAIISVPLASHRRADTITAGIILLVLLVVWARLIAMLFGLFFGNTGLISGGWQTLLGDANFLPFFVTFVSCGFALALVAFSISVVTVQYISHRDVGLMTAISTSIRAVAKNPVVMMRWAAMIAIMMILGMGAFFIGLAVTLPVIGHASWHAYRETVED, from the coding sequence ATGACATCTATTGCAAGCGGCCAGCAGGCTGCCAGTGAGCCTGATCCAGGCATCCGTAAACTCGACACAGGCGCCCCAATGCGCTGGTTGGGAAAAGGCTGGGATGATATGCGGGCCAGACCCGTCGCCAGCCTGGCTTACGGGCTGGTGTTTACCATCGCCGGTATCCTGATGATATGGCTAGGCCCGGCCAACCCCATCTTTACCTTGTTCCTGCTGTCGAGCTTCATGTTGATTGGTCCGTTGGCGGCGGTGGGGTTGTATGACATGAGCCACAGGATCGAAGACGGTGAAACCCCTTCCCTGCTGCACGCGCTTTCCAACGCGCGTTTCAGTACTTTCAAGCTGATCATGTTCGGCCTGATCTTGGGGATGGTCATCCTGCTATGGACTGTCATCACCACAGCGGTCGTCAATCTGTTTTTCGGGAATAGCCCGCTGGTGATGGATAGCCTGGGCGCGCTCATGAACGGGCAAAATTCCTTGCCGTTTTTCGCCATTTTCATCCTCAGCGGTTTGGTACTGGCCTTGCTGGCGTCGGCGGTCGCGATCATATCGGTTCCCTTGGCCAGCCATCGACGGGCGGATACCATCACTGCCGGAATCATCTTACTGGTGCTGCTGGTGGTGTGGGCACGGCTGATTGCCATGCTGTTTGGCTTGTTTTTTGGCAACACCGGGCTGATTAGCGGTGGCTGGCAAACCTTGCTGGGGGATGCCAATTTCCTGCCCTTTTTCGTAACCTTTGTCTCCTGCGGCTTTGCACTGGCGCTGGTGGCTTTCAGCATCAGCGTTGTTACTGTGCAATACATCTCCCACCGGGATGTAGGCCTGATGACGGCGATTTCAACCAGCATCCGTGCTGTGGCGAAAAACCCGGTGGTGATGATGCGCTGGGCGGCAATGATTGCCATCATGATGATCTTAGGAATGGGTGCGTTTTTCATTGGTCTTGCGGTAACATTGCCAGTCATTGGCCATGCCAGTTGGCACGCTTATCGTGAGACGGTAGAAGATTGA
- a CDS encoding cbb3-type cytochrome c oxidase subunit I, translating into MKQQTFVLPAPQGHARTLAAGWLKLGVFALLAAGVFSLLLVLSRTPGVQDVIPWLDFFHTALVVHVVLSVVIWFIAFAGVLWTANSRINQPLWDKSILAVAAVGTALITLSPFTGDGNPLLNNYVPILQQPVFLWGLGIFGVGFTWLIIRSLMVAEWRVPVETGIYLSILTEAVALLALLMSGVNMPADYSGQAFYELLFWGGGHTLQFAHTLLLIVAWLWLAEATGASVQLAPLPAKILFGLMLLPVLAVPYIYMQHDLASAEHRAAFTHLMKYGGLTSLPLGAMAAFYALTTTRAGDVGLHPQRNALYASIILFAAGGIIGFLIHGVNVVIPAHYHGSIVGVTLAFMGLTYYLLPRLGFQPVVSKWAAWQPYVYGGGQLMHILGLAWSGGYGVQRKTAGAAQGLHDLPQILGMGMMGLGGLIAIIGGGIFVIVALRAMYARAQI; encoded by the coding sequence TTGAAACAACAGACATTTGTATTGCCTGCCCCACAAGGCCACGCCCGCACGCTTGCTGCGGGCTGGTTGAAGCTGGGTGTTTTTGCATTGCTGGCGGCAGGGGTTTTCTCGTTGCTGCTGGTGTTGTCACGCACGCCGGGCGTGCAGGACGTTATTCCCTGGCTGGACTTTTTCCATACTGCGCTGGTGGTGCATGTGGTGCTGTCGGTGGTGATCTGGTTTATTGCCTTTGCTGGGGTGCTATGGACGGCCAATAGCCGCATCAACCAGCCCTTGTGGGATAAATCCATTCTGGCCGTCGCGGCTGTCGGTACGGCGCTGATTACGCTGTCGCCCTTCACCGGGGACGGCAACCCCCTGTTGAACAACTATGTACCCATATTGCAGCAACCGGTCTTTCTGTGGGGGTTGGGAATATTTGGCGTAGGGTTTACCTGGTTGATTATCCGCTCGCTGATGGTAGCGGAGTGGCGGGTTCCGGTCGAAACGGGAATTTACCTCAGCATTCTGACGGAAGCTGTTGCGCTGCTTGCCCTGCTGATGAGCGGGGTCAACATGCCTGCGGATTACAGCGGGCAGGCTTTCTATGAGTTACTGTTCTGGGGTGGCGGCCATACCCTGCAATTTGCGCATACCCTGCTGCTGATCGTGGCTTGGTTGTGGCTGGCAGAAGCGACTGGTGCGTCTGTGCAGCTTGCCCCCCTGCCCGCCAAAATTCTGTTCGGGCTGATGTTGCTGCCGGTGCTGGCCGTACCGTACATTTATATGCAACACGACCTTGCTTCAGCTGAACACCGCGCGGCTTTTACCCATTTGATGAAATACGGCGGGCTGACGTCCCTGCCACTCGGCGCAATGGCAGCTTTTTATGCCTTGACAACCACACGGGCGGGGGATGTGGGCTTGCATCCACAGCGTAATGCGCTGTATGCCTCTATCATCCTGTTCGCGGCGGGGGGCATTATCGGTTTCCTGATCCATGGGGTGAACGTGGTTATCCCAGCCCACTACCACGGCTCAATTGTTGGGGTAACGCTGGCGTTCATGGGGTTGACTTACTACCTGCTGCCGCGCCTGGGTTTCCAGCCGGTGGTGTCAAAATGGGCTGCATGGCAGCCGTATGTCTATGGCGGCGGCCAGTTGATGCATATCCTGGGTTTGGCATGGTCAGGTGGCTATGGGGTACAGCGTAAAACTGCGGGGGCAGCGCAGGGCTTGCACGACCTACCCCAAATCCTCGGCATGGGCATGATGGGGCTGGGTGGCCTGATCGCCATTATTGGCGGGGGTATTTTCGTGATCGTGGCATTGCGTGCGATGTATGCCCGGGCGCAAATTTGA
- the cyoE gene encoding heme o synthase — protein MMINAAAIDAGVNWKAYLGLCKLKVVSLIVFTAMVGMLLATHDSVPLTTLFWGLLGIGLGASCGAAINHIVDQHIDAVMQRTENRPLPQHQLSTAQALVFAAGLGVLSLVILGVMVNWLTAALTLASMVGYAVIYTMFLKRSTPHNIVLGGAAGAAPPVLGWTAVTGELHTDALLLFLIIFIWTPPHFWPLAIKRREDYRRAGVPMLPVTHGVAFTKLNIVLYTLMLIAVTLMPFLTHMSGVLYLLTAIALGAGFLYHAVVLYRSEGDQHAMKTFGYSIFYLSVLFIALLADHYLLAWL, from the coding sequence ATGATGATTAATGCCGCTGCCATTGATGCAGGAGTGAACTGGAAAGCCTATCTCGGCTTGTGCAAACTGAAGGTGGTAAGCCTGATCGTGTTTACCGCCATGGTCGGGATGTTGCTGGCTACCCATGATTCCGTGCCGTTGACGACCCTTTTTTGGGGCTTGTTAGGCATTGGCTTGGGCGCTTCCTGCGGGGCGGCAATCAATCACATTGTCGATCAGCACATTGATGCTGTCATGCAGCGCACGGAAAACCGCCCGTTGCCGCAACATCAGCTTAGTACAGCGCAGGCACTGGTGTTTGCAGCGGGGCTGGGCGTGTTGTCTTTAGTTATCCTCGGCGTCATGGTTAACTGGTTGACGGCAGCGTTGACGCTGGCTTCGATGGTCGGCTATGCAGTCATTTACACCATGTTCCTGAAGCGTTCCACCCCGCACAATATCGTGCTGGGTGGGGCGGCTGGCGCAGCGCCGCCGGTGTTGGGCTGGACTGCCGTAACGGGGGAGTTGCATACCGACGCACTGCTGCTGTTCCTGATTATTTTCATCTGGACACCACCGCATTTCTGGCCGCTGGCGATCAAGCGCCGGGAAGACTACCGCAGGGCAGGTGTACCGATGTTGCCCGTGACCCACGGCGTGGCCTTCACCAAGCTGAATATCGTGCTGTATACGCTGATGCTGATTGCAGTGACGCTGATGCCGTTCCTGACCCACATGAGTGGCGTACTGTATTTGCTGACAGCTATCGCATTGGGCGCTGGTTTCCTGTATCACGCGGTCGTGCTGTACCGCAGTGAAGGCGACCAGCACGCGATGAAAACATTCGGCTATTCGATTTTCTACCTGAGCGTGTTGTTTATTGCGTTGCTGGCGGATCACTATTTGTTGGCGTGGCTGTAG
- a CDS encoding DUF2189 domain-containing protein → MATMSSMDHMAEAPRLVVRKVDSEASMRWLNAGIKDFKASMGASITYGMVYVVLGLLLAAMAWSNPIFITTMAAGFLIIGPIVAVGFYCMSRTLEQGSTPHFTQGIDGLRFNAISLVSFALVLGVLMGIWALLSSVTVALMFNNVTITNSLLDTLLSQEEFVPFLFAWMLGGGLIAAVAFAISVVSVPLITDRRVDFVTAMITSVKAVLANPGVMLSWALILATLMFLGFIFFFVGLAITLPIAGHASWHAYRDLIAEE, encoded by the coding sequence ATGGCTACAATGAGTAGTATGGATCACATGGCAGAAGCACCCCGTCTGGTGGTGCGTAAAGTCGATTCTGAAGCCTCCATGCGCTGGCTCAATGCTGGCATCAAGGATTTCAAGGCGTCGATGGGAGCCAGTATTACCTATGGCATGGTTTATGTTGTGCTGGGGTTGTTATTGGCAGCGATGGCCTGGAGCAATCCGATCTTCATTACCACCATGGCAGCGGGTTTTCTAATCATAGGCCCGATTGTGGCAGTCGGTTTTTATTGTATGAGCCGCACGCTGGAGCAGGGCAGTACACCCCATTTCACCCAGGGGATAGATGGTTTGCGCTTCAATGCCATCAGTCTGGTTAGTTTTGCGCTGGTGCTGGGTGTGTTGATGGGTATTTGGGCATTGCTGTCATCCGTGACGGTAGCTCTGATGTTCAATAATGTCACCATCACGAATAGCCTGCTTGATACCCTCCTGAGCCAGGAAGAGTTTGTGCCTTTCCTGTTTGCCTGGATGCTGGGCGGTGGCCTGATTGCCGCCGTTGCTTTTGCTATCAGCGTTGTTTCTGTGCCGCTAATTACTGACAGACGTGTGGACTTTGTAACTGCGATGATCACCAGCGTCAAGGCAGTGTTGGCTAACCCGGGCGTAATGCTGAGCTGGGCGCTGATTTTGGCGACGTTGATGTTCCTCGGCTTTATTTTCTTTTTCGTTGGGTTGGCCATTACCTTGCCGATTGCTGGCCATGCAAGCTGGCACGCCTACCGTGACCTGATTGCCGAAGAGTAA
- a CDS encoding SCO family protein, translating to MSAAVETAPTTATQPRRSNRTFWILVVVCAFPYLAGWLYYQFMDRLPAPVTTNHGTLISPVRAVGELPLLGADGTTFNIADLRGKWVLATVADSACQQACQQNLYHLRQVRQAMGNERRRVERLLVLTETSQLAALLPHLQVHDGVRLATGPAESVARLQGLLQTPNPVAQDGIYIIDPLGNVMMSYPPGFSGELMIKDLRRLLKVSQVG from the coding sequence ATGAGCGCCGCTGTTGAGACTGCCCCAACCACTGCTACCCAACCCAGACGCAGCAACCGGACATTCTGGATTCTGGTGGTGGTTTGCGCATTCCCGTATCTGGCGGGCTGGCTGTATTACCAGTTTATGGATCGTTTGCCCGCCCCCGTCACTACCAACCACGGCACGTTGATATCTCCCGTGCGCGCAGTAGGTGAATTACCCCTGTTGGGGGCGGATGGTACTACCTTCAATATAGCGGACTTGCGCGGCAAGTGGGTGTTGGCGACGGTCGCCGATTCCGCTTGCCAGCAGGCTTGTCAGCAAAATCTGTATCACCTGCGGCAGGTGCGCCAAGCCATGGGCAACGAACGCCGCCGGGTGGAACGTTTGTTGGTGCTGACTGAAACCAGCCAGCTTGCTGCCCTGCTACCGCACTTGCAAGTACATGACGGGGTGAGGTTGGCGACAGGCCCGGCGGAATCCGTTGCCCGCTTGCAGGGCTTGCTGCAAACCCCCAATCCGGTAGCACAGGATGGCATCTACATCATTGATCCATTAGGGAATGTGATGATGTCCTACCCGCCTGGTTTCAGTGGGGAACTGATGATCAAGGATCTGCGCCGCCTGTTGAAAGTTTCGCAGGTGGGGTAA
- a CDS encoding SURF1 family protein, with protein MSENASITASYRFRPTLFATLLTAVMVGIFTSLSIWQYHRAQYKQQVAQDIARQITLPAINLNQHKVEWPAQRYRPAQVSGTWETGSTLLLDNIVHQGKAGYHVITPLKLDATGEHILVNRGWVKVGADRKVLPNITTPVGEVLLSGTLDSPRSKPVFLFGDIPADAEGNQRWLYLDQAKLAQKLGYPLAPYLLLQTTDSADGLRRDWPAYENKAGMHIGYSIQWAAFGLIVLAAYLYLNTHKKETP; from the coding sequence ATGAGTGAAAATGCCAGTATAACCGCAAGTTACCGCTTCCGGCCTACGCTTTTTGCCACATTACTGACGGCGGTGATGGTGGGCATTTTCACTTCCCTGTCGATCTGGCAATACCATCGGGCGCAATACAAGCAGCAAGTGGCTCAGGATATTGCCCGGCAAATAACCCTGCCTGCCATTAACCTGAACCAACACAAGGTGGAGTGGCCAGCCCAGCGTTACCGCCCGGCGCAGGTTTCCGGTACATGGGAAACCGGCAGCACTCTGCTGCTGGATAATATCGTGCATCAGGGCAAGGCTGGTTATCACGTCATCACGCCACTGAAACTGGACGCCACTGGCGAACATATCCTGGTCAACCGTGGTTGGGTGAAGGTGGGCGCTGACCGCAAAGTATTGCCCAATATCACCACTCCGGTAGGGGAGGTGCTGCTGTCCGGCACACTGGATTCCCCACGTTCCAAACCCGTGTTTTTGTTCGGCGACATCCCGGCGGATGCAGAAGGCAACCAGCGCTGGCTCTACCTTGACCAGGCGAAGCTGGCGCAGAAGCTCGGGTATCCGCTTGCCCCTTACTTGCTGCTACAAACGACGGATTCCGCCGATGGCCTGCGCCGCGACTGGCCTGCTTACGAAAACAAGGCCGGGATGCACATCGGCTACAGCATCCAGTGGGCTGCGTTCGGCCTGATTGTGCTGGCAGCCTACCTGTACCTGAATACCCATAAAAAGGAGACGCCATGA